The Clostridium beijerinckii genomic sequence TATTCACAGAAAAAAATAGCTTATTTACATGGTTTTTTAATAGTTTATTTTTAACTATAGTGCAAGTAGTTTGCCAATTGTTTATCAGCGCATTTGTTGCATATGGTTTCGCAATGTACGATTTTAAAGGAAAGAATTTTCTATTTATATGTGTTTTATTCGTTATGATGGTACCTTTTGAGATTTTAATGTTACCTTTATATAACCAAATAAGTGATATGCATTTAACAAATACCTATATTGGAATAATTTTGCCGACTATAGCAAGTGCATCAACTATATTTTTCTTTAGGCAATACCTCTCCGGAATACCAAGAGACCTTGTTGAGGCAGGTAGGATAGATGGGGCATCGGAATATGGCATTTTCTTCAGATTAATTTTACCGATTATGAAGCCATCTTTTGCGGCAATGGCTATATTAAATGCAATGTTTAGTTGGAATAACTTATTATGGCCAATGTTAGTGTTGAAAGATGGTGCAAAATTTACTTTACCAATAGGATTAAATACATTATTAACGCCTTATGGAAACAACTATAATTTATTATTTGTAGGTTCTTTCATTTCAGTAATACCAGTATTTATTTTATTTGCATGCTTCCAAAAATATTTTGTAGAAGGTATGACAGCTGGAGCTGTAAAGGGGTAATATGATTTGATTTTCACTAAGGACTAGAAAGTCCAAACTAAATACTTAAGGAGATGAATTATAATGGCAAAAAAAGCAAAAATGGTGGTAGACAAAGACTTTAAAATATCCGAAATAGATAAAAGAATTTATGGTTCTTTCATTGAACATTTAGGAAGGGCAGTATATGGAGGGATTTATCAGCCAGGCCATATGTCAGCTGATGAAAATGGCTTCCGCACCGATGTAATGGAATTAGTAAAAGAATTAGATGTTCCAATTATAAGATACCCAGGTGGTAATTTTGTATCAAATTTCTTTTGGGAAGATAGTGTTGGAGAAGTAGCAGAAAGGCCAAAGAGACTAGAATTAGCTTGGAGAAGCTTAGAAACTAATGAAATTGGATTAAACGAATTCTCAAAGTGGACTAATGCTGTAGGATCTGAAATAATGATGGCAATAAATCTTGGAACAAGAGGAATTGCAGATGCCTGCAATCTTTTAGAATATTGTAATCATAAAGGTGGTACGAAATATAGTGATTTAAGAATAAAACATGGTGTTAAAGAACCACATAAAATAAAAACATGGTGTTTAGGAAATGAAATGGATGGACCATGGCAGATAGGGCATAAAACTTCTAAAGAGTATGGAAGATTAGCTCTAGAAACAGGTAAAGCTATGAAATTAATAGATCCAGATATTGAATTAGTTTCATGCGGAAGTTCAAATACAGCAATGCCTACTTTCCCTGAATGGGAAGCATCAACTCTTGATCATACTTACGATGTTGTAGATTTTGTATCTCTCCATCAATATTATGGTAATAGATTAAATGATACTGCAAACTTCTTAGCACAAAGTGATGATATGGAGCACTTTATTAAAACAGTTACTTCAACTTGTGATTATATAAAAGCAAAAAAACGTAGTAAAAAGACTATGCACTTAAGCTTCGATGAGTGGAATGTATGGTTCCATTCTAATAATGAAGATGATGATATAATGAAGAATCATCCATGGCAAAAGGCACCTGCACTTTTAGAAGATATGTATAATTTTGAAGATGCACTTTTAGTTGGATTAATGTTAATTGTTTTAATGAAACATTCTGATAGAGTTAAAATGGCATGCTTAGCGCAATTGGTTAATGTTATCGCACCAATTATGACAGAAGAAAATGGACCAGCTTGGAAGCAGACTATATACTATCCATATTTGCATGCATCTAAATACGGTAGAGGAATTGCACTTCAACCAGTAGTTTCTTCGCCAAAACATGATACTATAGATTTTACTGACGTAAAAGACGTTGAATCGATAGCAGTATATAATGAAGAAAAGGAAGAAGTTACAATATTTGCAGTTAATCGTAATTTAGAGGAAGATATTGAATTAACTTGTGATGTAAGAAGTTTTGAAGGATTTAAAATCATTGAACATATTGTGTTAGAGCATGATAATATGAAAATAGTGAATTCTCCAACAGGTGAAGCTGTTACTCCAAAATCTGTAGATAGAAGTAATCTGGTTGACGGAATTATAACTTCATCTTTGGGAAAAGCGTCTTGGAATGTAATTCGTTTAGGAAAGAATAAATAAAAAGTAATATAGATTAAATAGGATTTAACGACTAAAATTAATAGTGTTAAATCCTATTTTATTGGCAAAGAATCACATCCATCAAAATTACCAATGAAACATTCCATATTATGACAACTGCGATTACAAAAGTATATTACTTATTTCTGGTTAGAAAACATTTGAAATGGTATATAAATAAAATAAGAAGTAATATTTATGCCCTATAAATATTACTTCTTATTTATTATAAAAACGGATCTAATTCAATATATTTTAATATATATTGCAAAAATGATTCTTCATTATAATTCTAAAAATATTGCAATAATTTTAGTTGCAATTGTGAATTGTGAAATGTGCATTGTGAATTGCAACATATATATAATTAGATACAATGATCAACATCAAGATTCTTGAGTTAATGTATTATAAACAAGTCTTATGCTTATGCCTTGATTGTAATTGCCAAAGTTTTTTCCGAAAATAGTTAATCCACCAACGTGTTTTGTTTCTTCTGGAACAGCTAACTTTAGAAGGATATCACTTTTATAATTTAATTCTAAATCTTCTAGAGTGACATCTGAAATCTTTATTCCATCAATAAAAGTTCCGAAGGAATTTATGCTTAAAAGTTTTAGTAATCCGTATTGATTCCAATGAGGATTCCACCAAGATGGAGTCAAAATACCTTTACTATCACCAAAATCTCCAGGACTGGTCCATCTGCCAACATTGACATTATTTAAATAGAAATGTATATCAGATGGCCATATGCTACATACTCCAGGAGCTTCTGAACTTATTTCCATAGATATTTGCAATTCAGAGAATACTTCACTTGGTTTTAAATAGTTAGGGATTCTATATTCTATACTTCCTTTAGTGAACCAAAGAATATCTGCATTAATTCTTTCAGGATCAGCAAAATAATTTGGATTGTCTACCTCTCCTATAATACTATCCTTAGTTGCAATTCCGCATGTAGGGGCAATATCATAATTAGAATAGTGGCCTATATTTAAATCTATATGATATGAATTTTCTACATCTTGTTTACCAATATCTATTACAAATTTATCCTCGTGAAGAGAACATATCTTTTGTAATCCATGCTTTCCAGTTAAATTAGTAGTTTTTATTAATCCACACTCTTCTAATTTTTTTATATGCATAGTAACTGCACCATTAGTTAAATCAAGTTTCTCTGATAACTCATTCATATTTAATTGCTTATACTGTGATAAAATCTCTAATATATTCATTCTTACATCCGAACTTAAAGCCTTGAAGAGTGGTAAACTTTCCTTTAGATTTGTAATGTGAATCATAATAATCTCCTCTGTGTTGTTAATATTCGTTGAATCGAAATTAATGTTTAAATATTAATTTCGGAAAAATTGTACTTAAGTTATAGTTCGTTATAAAATTATCAAATAATAATATACTATGTTAAGATTATTATACCCTTTTATGAATTAGATGTGAATAATCATTTTAAATATTTTTAAAATAAAGTCACAATATAAGAAGTTATTTTTTGTTTAAGTTTTTTCTAAAATATGCATTTTTATATTCAGTTGGTGTGACATCTTCAAATTTTTTAAAAAGTTTCATAAAATGCTTATCATCATTAAATCCAACCTGAAGAGCAATTTCTTTTATTGAGAAAGATGAATTTAATAGAAGTTGTTTAGAAGCATAAATTCTTGTTTTGTTGATGTATTTTAAAAGAGACGTACCAGTATATTTTTTAAATGCCGAAGAAAGATAATCCTGATTGTAGTTAAATGTTTTGGCGATTTTATGTGCAGTTAAATTTGAATTATAATTTATATTTATCCAGTTTGCAATTTCATTTATTTTGCAATTGGTATTAGATAGTTTTTCATTTTGATGAATTATATTATCCATGAAATCTTGAGAGATTTCCATTGCCAACAGGCTTAATGCATAATTTGTTAAATATTCTGAATAACTCTTTTTGTTTGATAGATCAAGTAGTTGACGAAAAATAAGGCTTGTTCTTGCGGCAGAAGAAATTGAACCATATTCAGGTAAAATATAAACATCTGAAGAGGCTTTTTTTAATTCATTATCAAGATTGAATATAGAATCATTAATTTGTTCAGCGTTTAAAAGCTTATATTCAGCAGAAGTAATTCTAAAATGACACCAATAGTAAGAAAGATTCCCTTCAGATTTTTTATAACCGTAGTGAGTATGGAAGGGAAATAATATAATAAACTTATTTGGAGTAAGTTCATATTTTTTATCATCTTGTGCAATGTATAGTGTTCCCTTACAACCAATTAGAATAACAAAAGTATCGAGGTTTCTTTTAGAATGTATAAAATTTTCATTATTTATCAATTTTCCACTAGAACAATGAGTAAGGGGATATTTATTATCAGAGATAAAATAAAACATATAGGATTTCACCACCTATTATACTAAAATGAAAGTTGTTTCTATATAATAAATATACTATAGTTATATGTATAAAAGCTAGTCATATGCTTAAATAAGGGAATTTGTATTTTAGAGGAATGAATAAAATAGTTTTTGATAATTATAATAAATTAACCACCATAAAAATAAATTTAGGAGGAATTAATAATGAACTCAAATACCTTTAGTAAACCTTTGCAAATAAATCGTATAAATGTAAAAGATAATTTTTGGAAGAAAATGATGGAGCTAGCAAGAACTCATGTGATTCCTTATCAATGGGAAGCATTGAATGATAGAATAGAAGGTGCGGAGCCAAGTTATTGTATGCAAAATTTTAAGATTGCAGCTGGGATGATGGAAGGTGAATTTAAAGGTTTTGTATTTCAAGATAGTGATTTTGCAAAATGGATAGAAGCGGTTGGATATTCTCTTATGTGGAATAAGGATGAAGGACTTGAAAAAATTGCAGATGGAGCAATTGATATTGTTTGTGCGGCACAGCAGCCAGATGGATACCTAGATACTTATTACATTATAAACGGATTAGATAAAAGATGGACAAACTTACGTGATAATCATGAATTGTATTGTTTAGGTCATTTGATTGAAGGGGCAGTAGCTTATTATGAGGCAACAGAAAAAGATAAGTTATTAAATGCAATCGTAAAATATGTAGACTATGTGGATACTATATTTGGACCAGAAGATGGCAAATTGCATGGATATCCAGGTCATGAAGTAATTGAATTGGCTTTAATTAAACTGTACAAAATAAAAAAAGATAAAAAATATCTAAATTTAGCAAAATACTTTATAGATGAAAGAGGCAAATCACCATTATATTTTGAAGAAGAGGGGAAAAAGTACAATAATAAGTTCTGGTGGGAAGATAGTTACTTTAAATATCAATATTATCAAGCAGGTAAACCAGTAAAAGAGCAGGAAGTTGCAGAAGGGCATGCTGTAAGAGCTGTATATTTATATTCAGGAATGGCTGATGTAGCAAGAGAAACAAATGACGATGAGCTGCTAGAAGCTTGCAAGCGATTATGGAGTAATATGACTAAAAAGCAAATGTATATAACAGGTGGAATCGGATCATCACAATATGGAGAAGCATTTACTTGTGATTATGATTTGCCTAATGATACTATTTATGCTGAAACTTGTGCGTCTATTGGATTAGTTTTTTTTGCAAGAAGAATGCTTGAAATTGAACCTAAATCACAATATGCAGATATAATGGAGAAAGCCTTATACAACGGAATTATAAGCGGAATGTCAATTGATGGAACTAAGTTTTTCTATGTAAATCCATTAGAGGTGGTTCCAGAGGCTTCTGAAAAAGATCATTTGAGAGCACATGTAAAAGTTGAACGTCAAAAATGGTTTGGATGTGCATGCTGTCCGCCTAATCTAGCAAGACTTTTGACTTCTATAGGAAGTTATGCATATACATTAAGAGATCATACAATATTTATGCATTTATACATGGGAGGAGAAATATCAGCTAATTTCTCTGGAAAGAGTGTAGAATTTAATATTAGAACAAACTATCCATGGGATGAGAGTATAGACATTAATTTAAACATGAAGGAAGAAGCTGAATTTGAATTTGCATTAAGAATTCCTGAATGGTGTAGAAATTATGAAATAAAAGTTAATGAAGAAAAGATAAATTACAGTGTAGTCGATGGATATGCTTATATTAATAGGAAATGGAAAGATAGTGATAGAATTAGCATTTTATTTAAGATGCCTGTAGAAATAGTTAGAGCAAATATAAATGTAAGAGAAGACATGGGAAAAGTTGCTGTAATGAGGGGACCAGTTGTTTATTGCTTAGAGGAAGAAGACAATGGACCTGATCTGCACAGAGTTTATTTAAAGAGTAATCCTAAATTTACTTATGAATATGACAAAGACTTCTTAGGTGGTGCAATAGTACTTGAAAGTGATGGACTAGTAGTTAAAGAACAAGATTGTGATAAAGATAAGTTATATGTATATGACTCTAAAATTGAATTTAATGAAAAGAAGTTAAAATGGATTCCATATTATTTATGGGCTAACAGAACACCAGGAGAAATGATAGTGTGGGTAAGAAAATGTATTTAGTTCAATAAAGCTTAAAATTAAGTAACTTGTACGCTGTTTATGCAGATGAATATAGTATATAATTTTAAATGAACCTAAAGCAAAAAGCATAAACGTAGGAGGTACTTAGTTTTGAATGAAATTTTGACTAAAACAATAGAAGAAATGGCGGATATGGAATTTGACTGTGGCTGCGGAAAAAAACATAGAATAGACATAAAACATATCTATGTTGGAGAAAATGTATATAATAGAATTCTAGATGTCGCAAAAGAAATTTTACCAAAAGAAATCTTATTGGTCAGTGATAATAATACTTATAAAGCACTTGGCAAGTGTGTAGAAAATGAACTTACTGAATCAGGTTATAAGATAAATAATATTATATTATTTAGTGATGGAGATTTAATTCCAGATGAAAAAGCAATTGGACGAGTATTGGTTGAAGTAAATAATGAAACAGAGCTTATAGTTGCTGTGGGATCTGGAAGTATTAATGATATATGTAGAATAATAAGTGCAAAAACTCATATTCCTTATGTTATAATGGGAACAGCTCCATCAATGGATGGATATGCATCAACAGTATCACCTCTAATTATTGATGGAGCAAAGGTAACATATCCTGGGACTAATCCATATGCTATTATAGCTGATTCAAATATTATGAAAGATGCTCCATTTGAGATGATATGTGCTGGATTTGGTGATATACTAGGAAAATATACAGCACTTTCTGATTGGAGATTATCTAATACGATTCATAACGAATATTTTTGTGATACAACAGAAAAGCTAGTAAGGAATGCTATGTATAAATGTTTTGAAAATATAGAAGGAGCTGTTAAGAGAGATGTTAAAGCAATAGAATATATATCAGAAGCACTTATACTATCAGGAATAGCAATGACTCTTTCAGGAAATTCAAGACCAGCATCAGGAGCAGAACATCATCTTTCTCATTATTGGGAAATTGATAAGCTTTCAAGAAGACTAGAGCATCCTTTGCATGGCAATTCAGTTGGAGTTGGCACAGTAATATCGGCATGGGTGTATAAAAAACTTAATATTGAAGAAAGGTTTGGGATAGAGACTCCTGTGCCAGAAATAATAATAAATTTATTAAATTCTATTGGAGCTAAGTCTAATCCAAAGGCGTTAGGAATTGAGAAAGAATTATTTCATAGGAGTGTAATTCATGCTCTTGAAATCAGACCTAGATATACGATTTTGCAATATGCAAAAACTGAAAATATGTTAGAAGAATGTGCAAATGAATTAACGAATTTATTTTACGGAGAATGATAATATGCTAAAAGATAAAAAATTATTTTTATTAGATATTGATGGTACAATAGCTTTAGATACAACATTAATCGATGGTACATTAGAATTTATGGATTATGTTTTAAGTATAGGTGGTAAATATATATTTATAACAAATAATTCAACAAAAAGTATAGAAGATTATATTATGAAGTTTGATGACTTTGGAATTAAAGTTGATAAAACAAGTTTTGTAACATCATCTTATGCAACCGCAATATATCTAAAAGAAGTATATAAAGATAAAAAAATATTTGTTCTTGGAACAAAATCATTTATTAAAGAACTAAAAAGATTTGAGCTTAATATTACAGAAGATAAAGATGAAGATATTGTTTGTGCAGTAGTAGGCTTTGATAATGAATTAAATTATAAAAAGATAGAGGATATATGTGAATTACTATCAACAAGAGATATTGATTATATAGCTACTAATCCAGATCTTGTTTGTCCGACTAGCTTTGGTTTTGTGCCAGACTGTGGATCAATATGCGAAATGATTGAAAATGCAGTTAAAAGACAACCTTTATACATTGGGAAGCCTAATAAAACGATAGTGGAAATGTGTCTAGAACAAACTGGATTTACAAAGGAGCAAACTTTAGTTATAGGAGATAGATTGTATACAGACATTGCCTGCGGTATTAATGGTGGTGTTGATACAGCTGTAGTATTCACTGGAGAAGCAACAAAGGAAGATTTGAAAGATACAGAATTTAGACCAACATATAGCTTTAGTACAATCAAAGAGTTATATGAAAAGTTAGCTTTTTAATATACTTTTAGTAAAGCAAGTATTACAAGCTGTTAAGAATGAAATTGAAATTTTGTTTTTAGCAGCTTTTTTATACTGTAGATAATAACATTCCATGATAGTTTTGGACTTATTATTTATTTTATGTGCTTAATTAATTCTATACAATTTGTTTATAATAATTATTAGAAGAATATAATTTTCGTATCGCTAAGATAATGATTTTGATATAATATTTTTATAACATAACTAGATAGGAGGAGATTATAGAATATGAATTTAGAATATATTATGAATAAGTTGAAAGATGAGAAACCATATATTAATGGCTGGAAAAGAATGAGAAGGTCAGCTATAATTATTCCACTAGTTGAGATTGATAATGAAGTACATGTGTTATTTGAAGTTAGGTCTAAAAAATTAAGGAGCCAGCCAGGAGATATATGCTTTCCAGGTGGAAAAATAGATGGAAATGAATCTCCTAAGGAAGCCGCGCTTAGAGAAATATCCGAAGAACTTGGCGTAAAAAGCATTAATATAGTAAATGAATTAGATACTATAGTAAGGTATGATGGCATAATAATTCATCCGTATGTAGGAATTATTAAAGATCTTGATGAGATAAAGATAAGTGAAGATGAGGTTGATCATGTGTTTTATGTACCGTTATCTTATCTTTTAGATAATAAGCCTCGTATATATAATAATAAAATAAATATTGAAAGAGATAAAGAATTTCCATATGATTTAATTGTTAATAGGGAAAACTATAAATTTAGAGAAGCTAATTATAGATCTTTATTTTATAAATATGAAACTTATAATATATGGGGAATCACAGCTGAGATGCTACAAGATTTTTTGGAGAATTTGTAACTAACCATAAAAAATGAATCATTTCTATCAATATCATAACAATTCCCATAAAAATTAGTTTTTTTACTCTAAACATTGCAGGAATAGCTATATTGCTTGGAAATATGTATAAAAAGGAATTAACAAAAGAAGTCTAGAGCTGAGAGTAAAATCTTGGCTCTTTTTTCATACCTAGAAATAGAATTAGGGGGGAAATAAGATTGGATTAAGTAGTAAGCTACAGACAAATACATTAATGGATTATAGAGAATTATAGGGTTTTAAGATGATAATTAAAAATTATATTATTGTACAGCATTAATATGGGGGCGGTTTAGTAAGGAGAAAAATTAAATATAAGTGGAATGAAAGTCGCGAGTATTATTAGATAGTGATAAATTTATTTATATTTAATGAAAATAATTGTAAGGAAATGATATAATTTACATAAAGCGAAACGAAATTATAATTTGTATGATAGGTTGGATTAACAATTTGTTGGTAAATGAAATTCTCTGATACCATGATTTAAACGATAAGAATATATGTGTAATATTTAAGTCAAAAGAATCAAAGCTATTTTACGGCAATATTTACGAGTCGTGAATATTGAAAAATGTGTAGTGGGAAAAATATTATATAAATGATATTCAAGAAAAAACAAATTTATACAGATAGAGAATTTAAAGTAGGAATAGAATTATAAAATCTTTGGAGGTAAGTATGGATCAAAAAAGAGTTGCAGGAGAAAAATCAGCAGAATATATAAAAGATGGGATGATATTAGGATTGGGAACAGGCTCGACAGCTTATTACATGATTAAAAAAGTTGGAGAATTGATTAAAAATGGAATGAAGATAAAAGCTGTAGCAACATCAAAAAGTACTGAGAGTTTAGCAAGAGAACTTAAGATCCCTTTATTATCAATTGATGAAGTTGATAAGATTGATTTAGCAATTGATGGCGTAGACGAAATAGATAATGAATTTAATGCTATTAAAGGTGGTGGTGGAGCCTTATTTAGAGAAAAAATTGTGGCGAGTTTGGCTAATGAAGTTATATGGATTATGGATGAAAGTAAATTAGTTGATGGTATTGGAGAATTTCCTTTACCAGTTGAAATATTACCATATGGATACAAACATGTAATTAAAGAATTACAGGATTATTCATTAAATCCCAAAATAAGAATGAAGGAAGAAGAGATTTTTGTAACTGATAATGGTAACTATATAGTTGATTTGCATATAGGAAAGCCAATGAACATTAATGATGTTTATAATAAAGTTAATAAAATAACTGGAGTACTAGAAACTGGATTATTTATTAATATGTGTGATCGTATTATCATTGGAACAAGTAGTGGCACCAAGATTATTAATAATAGCAACAGTCAAAATGTGAAGATGGAGCAATTTAGATAGATATTATCTCATCTTAGAATGTATGCAGGGGGGATGATCACATGATAAGGGAAATAATAAATGAAGATTTTAATGGATTAATGCAATTATATATGCAACTTCATGGTGAATCTATGCCAGGAAAAACACCAGAAATAATGGAAGTATGGAATAGAATTTTGGAAGATAAAGAACATCATATTATTATTGCAGAGGAAGAAGGAAAGATAGTGTCTTCGTGTGTTTGTGTCATAATACCAAATTTGACACACAATCAACGACCATATGCATTTATTGAAAATGTAGTGACTGATAAACATTATAGAAATAAAGGATTAGCAACAGCTTGTTTGAACTACGCAAAAGAAATAGCACTTAAAGAGAAGTGTTATAAATTAATGCTATTAACTGGCTCTAAAAAAGATAGTACGCTAAACTTCTATGAACAAGCAGGATATAATCAAAATGATAAGACCGCTTTTATACAGTGGATATAATATAAATTGCAATTTATCTGAGAAGGAGAAAAGAGATGGTTTATTTGAATTATTTTACATTCCCTAATGAGGATATGGAATTTGACTTTTTCATGAAGGTAAAAAGAACCTGTTATGACTCGTTTTATCCGTTTAAGGTATTGTCACAACATGGTCTTAAAAGAATTGATTTTGAACCAGTTACTATTCTGTATGGAGGAAATGGTTCTGGAAAATCAACAGCGTTAAATGTTATAGCAGAAAAAATAGGAGTAAGCCGTGATTCTATCTATAATAAATCTAATTTTTTTCCTGATTATGTCAATATGTGTGATATATATGTTGAAACAGATATTCCTAAAAATAGTAAGATTATTACTAGTGATGATGTATTTGATTATATCCTAAATATTCGTAGTATAAATGAAGGAATTGACATAAAGAGAGAAAAGCTTTTTGAAGAATATTTGGAGTCTAAATATTCTCGATTCCAAATGAAGTCGATGGCAGATTATGAACAATTAAAAAAAGTAAATACTGCTAGGAGTAAAACACAATCAAAATTTGTGAGAAATAGATTAATGGATAATTTCAGAGAATATTCAAATGGAGAAAGCGCATTTATATATTTTACTGAAAAAATTGATGAGAATGGACTATATATATTGGATGAACCTGAAAATAGTCTTTCGCCAAAACGTCAAATGGAATTAATGAATTTTATTGAGGACTCCGCACGGTTTTTAAGATGTCAGTTTATTATATCAACGCACTCACCATTTATACTTGCTATGAAAGGCGCGAAAATATATGATCTCGATGAAAATCCTGTTGATGTAAAACGGTGGACAGAATTGGAAAATGTACGTACATATTATGACTTTTTCAAAATGCATGAAAAAGAGTTTAAATAATAAAAGATGGGAGTGTTAGAGTGAATAAAGAATTTTTAGAATCTGAAAGATTATTTTTGAAGCCCGTATCTTTTGATGTTAAGCATATCTTAACGAAAGCAGTTCCAATGGCAACTGAACGTATAAATTCATTAATGGAGATGGGCTATAAGCCAATTAACAAAAAATTCATTATATATGATGATTATTACTGTAGATAAATTTAATATTAAAAACAATATAAAGAATAATATAAAACTTATTTTTTTAGAATTTAGGCA encodes the following:
- a CDS encoding carbohydrate ABC transporter permease, whose translation is MQSNISLNNKKNTQKNAVSHVKNLPKRILIFMLFAVIAVILLIPFYTLFVSTFKDGALVIANGMDVSIDTAKMSFKNYIILFTEKNSLFTWFFNSLFLTIVQVVCQLFISAFVAYGFAMYDFKGKNFLFICVLFVMMVPFEILMLPLYNQISDMHLTNTYIGIILPTIASASTIFFFRQYLSGIPRDLVEAGRIDGASEYGIFFRLILPIMKPSFAAMAILNAMFSWNNLLWPMLVLKDGAKFTLPIGLNTLLTPYGNNYNLLFVGSFISVIPVFILFACFQKYFVEGMTAGAVKG
- a CDS encoding alpha-N-arabinofuranosidase yields the protein MAKKAKMVVDKDFKISEIDKRIYGSFIEHLGRAVYGGIYQPGHMSADENGFRTDVMELVKELDVPIIRYPGGNFVSNFFWEDSVGEVAERPKRLELAWRSLETNEIGLNEFSKWTNAVGSEIMMAINLGTRGIADACNLLEYCNHKGGTKYSDLRIKHGVKEPHKIKTWCLGNEMDGPWQIGHKTSKEYGRLALETGKAMKLIDPDIELVSCGSSNTAMPTFPEWEASTLDHTYDVVDFVSLHQYYGNRLNDTANFLAQSDDMEHFIKTVTSTCDYIKAKKRSKKTMHLSFDEWNVWFHSNNEDDDIMKNHPWQKAPALLEDMYNFEDALLVGLMLIVLMKHSDRVKMACLAQLVNVIAPIMTEENGPAWKQTIYYPYLHASKYGRGIALQPVVSSPKHDTIDFTDVKDVESIAVYNEEKEEVTIFAVNRNLEEDIELTCDVRSFEGFKIIEHIVLEHDNMKIVNSPTGEAVTPKSVDRSNLVDGIITSSLGKASWNVIRLGKNK
- a CDS encoding ArsR/SmtB family transcription factor, producing the protein MIHITNLKESLPLFKALSSDVRMNILEILSQYKQLNMNELSEKLDLTNGAVTMHIKKLEECGLIKTTNLTGKHGLQKICSLHEDKFVIDIGKQDVENSYHIDLNIGHYSNYDIAPTCGIATKDSIIGEVDNPNYFADPERINADILWFTKGSIEYRIPNYLKPSEVFSELQISMEISSEAPGVCSIWPSDIHFYLNNVNVGRWTSPGDFGDSKGILTPSWWNPHWNQYGLLKLLSINSFGTFIDGIKISDVTLEDLELNYKSDILLKLAVPEETKHVGGLTIFGKNFGNYNQGISIRLVYNTLTQES
- a CDS encoding AraC family transcriptional regulator, whose translation is MFYFISDNKYPLTHCSSGKLINNENFIHSKRNLDTFVILIGCKGTLYIAQDDKKYELTPNKFIILFPFHTHYGYKKSEGNLSYYWCHFRITSAEYKLLNAEQINDSIFNLDNELKKASSDVYILPEYGSISSAARTSLIFRQLLDLSNKKSYSEYLTNYALSLLAMEISQDFMDNIIHQNEKLSNTNCKINEIANWININYNSNLTAHKIAKTFNYNQDYLSSAFKKYTGTSLLKYINKTRIYASKQLLLNSSFSIKEIALQVGFNDDKHFMKLFKKFEDVTPTEYKNAYFRKNLNKK
- a CDS encoding glycoside hydrolase family 127 protein, with the translated sequence MNSNTFSKPLQINRINVKDNFWKKMMELARTHVIPYQWEALNDRIEGAEPSYCMQNFKIAAGMMEGEFKGFVFQDSDFAKWIEAVGYSLMWNKDEGLEKIADGAIDIVCAAQQPDGYLDTYYIINGLDKRWTNLRDNHELYCLGHLIEGAVAYYEATEKDKLLNAIVKYVDYVDTIFGPEDGKLHGYPGHEVIELALIKLYKIKKDKKYLNLAKYFIDERGKSPLYFEEEGKKYNNKFWWEDSYFKYQYYQAGKPVKEQEVAEGHAVRAVYLYSGMADVARETNDDELLEACKRLWSNMTKKQMYITGGIGSSQYGEAFTCDYDLPNDTIYAETCASIGLVFFARRMLEIEPKSQYADIMEKALYNGIISGMSIDGTKFFYVNPLEVVPEASEKDHLRAHVKVERQKWFGCACCPPNLARLLTSIGSYAYTLRDHTIFMHLYMGGEISANFSGKSVEFNIRTNYPWDESIDINLNMKEEAEFEFALRIPEWCRNYEIKVNEEKINYSVVDGYAYINRKWKDSDRISILFKMPVEIVRANINVREDMGKVAVMRGPVVYCLEEEDNGPDLHRVYLKSNPKFTYEYDKDFLGGAIVLESDGLVVKEQDCDKDKLYVYDSKIEFNEKKLKWIPYYLWANRTPGEMIVWVRKCI
- a CDS encoding sn-glycerol-1-phosphate dehydrogenase encodes the protein MNEILTKTIEEMADMEFDCGCGKKHRIDIKHIYVGENVYNRILDVAKEILPKEILLVSDNNTYKALGKCVENELTESGYKINNIILFSDGDLIPDEKAIGRVLVEVNNETELIVAVGSGSINDICRIISAKTHIPYVIMGTAPSMDGYASTVSPLIIDGAKVTYPGTNPYAIIADSNIMKDAPFEMICAGFGDILGKYTALSDWRLSNTIHNEYFCDTTEKLVRNAMYKCFENIEGAVKRDVKAIEYISEALILSGIAMTLSGNSRPASGAEHHLSHYWEIDKLSRRLEHPLHGNSVGVGTVISAWVYKKLNIEERFGIETPVPEIIINLLNSIGAKSNPKALGIEKELFHRSVIHALEIRPRYTILQYAKTENMLEECANELTNLFYGE
- a CDS encoding HAD-IIA family hydrolase; protein product: MLKDKKLFLLDIDGTIALDTTLIDGTLEFMDYVLSIGGKYIFITNNSTKSIEDYIMKFDDFGIKVDKTSFVTSSYATAIYLKEVYKDKKIFVLGTKSFIKELKRFELNITEDKDEDIVCAVVGFDNELNYKKIEDICELLSTRDIDYIATNPDLVCPTSFGFVPDCGSICEMIENAVKRQPLYIGKPNKTIVEMCLEQTGFTKEQTLVIGDRLYTDIACGINGGVDTAVVFTGEATKEDLKDTEFRPTYSFSTIKELYEKLAF